A single genomic interval of Pan paniscus chromosome 18, NHGRI_mPanPan1-v2.0_pri, whole genome shotgun sequence harbors:
- the ITPRIPL2 gene encoding inositol 1,4,5-trisphosphate receptor-interacting protein-like 2, translating to MSVHYTLNLRVFWPLVTGLCTALVCLYHVLRGSGGARAEPADGVDGGFPLLKVAVLLLLSYVLLRCRHAVRQRFLPGSPRLEGHAAFSSRHFREPGLSILLESYYEHEVRLSPHVLGHSKAHVSRIVGELVRAGRARGSPGLIPGGALALAFRGDFIQVGSAYEQHKIRRPDSFDVLVPLRLPPLVALEPRSLGEEPALAPAFRGCFLCALKAPPSPSGASGGHWLRDCKPFADAFCVDVRGRRHLSATLVLRWFQSHLQRSLATVRYSLEGRCRVTLTPGGLEQPPTLHILPCRTDYGCCRLSMAVRLIPAVHLGDGVFLVAPPPPPLPSAPLLELPEGLRAEALWGVNTARQEQKLLSWLQERAAPGACYLKCLQLLKALRDLGARGLDSAAATQWGRILSSYVLKTVLLAVLLRKGAPGQGWDEEHLGRCLEELVQFLRDCLLRRHTLFHCVLGPGGAAAEVGPLPKALREAAPVDLLAAFDGHARELAAARLLSTWQRLPQLLRAYGGPRYLARCPPPRSQRTQGFLEGEP from the coding sequence ATGTCGGTGCACTACACCCTCAATCTACGCGTCTTCTGGCCCCTGGTGACCGGCCTGTGCACCGCCCTGGTGTGCCTCTACCATGTCCTGCGGGGAAGCGGGGGCGCCCGGGCCGAGCCCGCCGACGGCGTGGATGGCGGCTTCCCGTTGCTCAAGGTGGCCGTCCTGCTCCTCCTCAGCTATGTCCTCCTGCGCTGTCGCCACGCTGTCCGGCAGCGCTTCCTGCCCGGGTCTCCCCGTCTGGAGGGTCACGCCGCCTTCTCCTCGAGACACTTCCGAGAGCCGGGCCTCAGCATCCTGCTGGAGAGTTACTACGAGCATGAGGTGCGCCTGTCTCCGCACGTGTTGGGCCACAGCAAGGCGCACGTGAGCCGGATCGTGGGCGAGCTGGTGCGGGCTGGCCGCGCCCGGGGGTCCCCCGGTCTCATTCCTGGGGGAGCGCTGGCCTTGGCCTTCCGCGGAGACTTCATCCAGGTGGGCAGCGCCTACGAGCAACATAAAATCCGCCGACCCGACAGCTTCGACGTGCTGGTGCCACTGCGCCTCCCGCCGCTTGTGGCGCTGGAGCCACGGAGCCTGGGCGAGGAGCCAGCGCTGGCCCCGGCCTTCCGCGGCTGCTTCTTGTGCGCCCTCAAGGCACCACCCTCACCATCGGGGGCCTCGGGGGGCCACTGGCTTCGGGACTGCAAACCCTTTGCTGATGCCTTCTGCGTGGATGTGCGCGGGCGGCGTCACCTCTCTGCTACTCTGGTGCTGCGCTGGTTCCAGTCGCATCTGCAGCGCTCCTTGGCCACTGTGCGTTACAGCCTGGAGGGGCGCTGTCGGGTCACCTTGACCCCAGGTGGCCTGGAACAGCCCCCCACCTTACACATCTTGCCCTGCCGCACTGACTACGGCTGCTGCCGCCTTTCCATGGCTGTGCGTCTCATCCCCGCTGTCCATCtgggagatggggtcttcctTGTGGCGCCACCACCGCCACCCTTGCCCAGCGCGCCCCTGTTGGAGCTCCCTGAGGGCCTGCGTGCGGAGGCACTGTGGGGTGTGAACACAGCACGCCAGGAGCAGAAGCTGCTGAGTTGGCTGCAGGAacgggcagctccaggtgcctgCTACCTCAAGTGCCTGCAGTTGCTTAAGGCTCTGCGCGATCTGGGGGCCCGTGGGCTGGACTCAGCGGCCGCCACCCAGTGGGGACGCATCCTATCCTCATATGTGCTCAAGACAGTGCTGCTGGCAGTGCTGCTGCGCAAGGGGGCCCCTGGGCAAGGCTGGGACGAGGAGCACCTGGGAAGGTGTTTGGAGGAGTTGGTGCAGTTCCTTAGGGACTGCCTGCTGCGACGCCATACGCTCTTCCACTGCGTCCTGGGCCCTGGTGGGGCGGCTGCCGAGGTGGGTCCCCTGCCCAAGGCACTGAGGGAAGCCGCCCCAGTTGACCTCCTGGCCGCTTTCGACGGGCACGCCCGGGAACTTGCAGCAGCGCGGTTGCTGTCCACGTGGCAAAGGCTGCCCCAGCTTCTCCGGGCCTACGGGGGTCCCCGCTACCTTGCCAGGTGCCCCCCACCCCGGAGTCAGCGCACCCAGGGCTTCCTTGAAGGTGAACCGTAA